The Calothrix sp. PCC 7507 DNA segment CAATTTTAATTAAACAGCAGAACTAAACTCATGCAACTAGAAGACTACTTTAACTTTTGCATCGTAAAGAACAGGATATTGTAGTTTCGGCGATCGCTGATGGGAATGCCTGACAACTGTAGCATTGAATACAATTTTGTCATATTTTTTGGCTTTTAATACAAAAAATAGATGAAAAAACATATATCTTTAGTCTGAGGAAATATCTCTCTGAGGACATAGATAATGTCCGTAAAATTCGTGTTGAGATCCCTGACTTCTCTAAGAAGTCGGGGATCTGGCAGCCCAGAAAAATAAATAAACTAAAATACGCATCAATCCAAGTTTTTTCCTCAACACAAAAACCGCTTCAGATGAAAACCCAAAGGATGAAATACTGGATACTAAAATTAGTCATTTTCACAGTTTTACTGTATAACTTATTACTTAACAATAATTACGCAGTCGCTAACACTGATGTGCAACAATTAAATGCACAACCAGTGGTGGAAAACATAGCAAGTGGTGAAAATATTTTTGAGGAGAAGAGAAAGGAATACTTTCGCCGATTGATTCAAATAGTTAGAGGCGTAGATCAACAAGCAGGACTCTTCCGATTTTATTTTAGTGAAGATTCAGGGAAAATTTACTGGGAAATTAAACCCGAACAGCTAAAGAAAAACTATCTAGCCACAGTGACATTAGAATCGGGGATTGGCGAAAGTGGCATTTATAGTGGATCGCCTCTTGCTGATTTCCTCTTTTACTTCCAACGAGTAAACGATAATTTGCACTTTGTAGTGCGTAATGTCAAATTTCGGACAGAATCTAGTAAACCAGAAAAGCGATCGCTAGCTCGTTCATTTAGCGACTCAGTTTTGTATGCACTCCCAATCAATAATATTGATCCAGAAAGTAACAATATTTTAATTAACCTAGATGACTTGCTAATGCAGGATTTTCCGGGATTAACTCCGCTATTAAAATACTCTTTGCAAGCTGATTATCATCTCGAAGCCAACAAGTCATATTTGAATGGTATTAACAGCTATTCCGACAACGTCGAAATTGATGCAATTTACGGTTTTTCAGCCCCAGAAGGAGCGAATTTAGTCACTTTACCTGATAGCAGATCCTTGAGTCTGAAGGTACACTATAGTTTTTCGCAACTGCAAGAAAACAACGGTTATGTCCCCCGGTTAGCCGATGATCGAGTGGGATATTTTGTGACAGCCTTCCAAAATTTTTCTGACAATAACGATCAAGAACCATTTGTACGTTATATCAATCGTTGGCATCTAGAACCATCTGATCCTCACGCCGCCATATCTCCACCTAAAAAACCAATTGTGTTTTGGATTGAGAATGCTGTGCCTTTCGAGTACCGCGACGCGATTCGTGAAGGTGTCTTGATGTGGAACACAGCATTTGCCAAAGCCGGATTTAAAAATGCCATTGAAGTGCAGCAAATGCCTGATGACGCTGATTGGCAACCAGGAGATGTGCGCTACAACACTATTCGCTGGTTCAATTCTCTGGATGCTAATTTTGCTAAAGGGCCGATGCGCGTTAACCCATTCACCGGCGAAATATTGGATGCAGATATCATTGTCGATGCCAATATGGTGCGTTTCATTCAGCAAGAATATCGCGCATTCATGGAATCTAACCCTTATCCCAACACTCAAAAGTCAAAAGTTGGGAATAGCAATATTACTCCAGTTCTCGAATGCAATAATCAAGATTTATCCCCGACGGTTAACCCCCAACTGTTGACTTTCCAGAAGAATTCTGAATACTGCTATGGTAATGAGTCGGTGAATCAAGCAGCTATGGGGGCGCTGGCATTATCACTTTTGCAAAACACCACACCAAGCAGTGTGGCAATGCAAGAGTATGTATATCAATATTTGCGTTCTCTGATTGCTCACGAAGTCGGGCACACTCTGGGTTTGCGCCATAATTTTCACGGCAGCACGATGTTAGCGCCTAAAGAGTTAAATAACACCGAAATTACTCACACAAAGGGTTTAGTGGGTTCGGTGATGGACTATCTGCCGGTGAATATAGCACCGCAGGGAGTAGTGCAAGGTGACTATTTTCCCAGAGTTCTTGGCCCTTATGACGAATGGGCGATTGAGTATGGTTATAAAAGAAGCCCTCAGACAGAACTGGAGGCAATGATTCCAGAAGCGGAAAAAAGCTTTTTAGAACAGATTGCTTTAGCGTCGCCGCAACCAGAATTATCTTACGCAACTGATGAAGATATTTGGAATATCAATCCTCT contains these protein-coding regions:
- a CDS encoding zinc-dependent metalloprotease: MKYWILKLVIFTVLLYNLLLNNNYAVANTDVQQLNAQPVVENIASGENIFEEKRKEYFRRLIQIVRGVDQQAGLFRFYFSEDSGKIYWEIKPEQLKKNYLATVTLESGIGESGIYSGSPLADFLFYFQRVNDNLHFVVRNVKFRTESSKPEKRSLARSFSDSVLYALPINNIDPESNNILINLDDLLMQDFPGLTPLLKYSLQADYHLEANKSYLNGINSYSDNVEIDAIYGFSAPEGANLVTLPDSRSLSLKVHYSFSQLQENNGYVPRLADDRVGYFVTAFQNFSDNNDQEPFVRYINRWHLEPSDPHAAISPPKKPIVFWIENAVPFEYRDAIREGVLMWNTAFAKAGFKNAIEVQQMPDDADWQPGDVRYNTIRWFNSLDANFAKGPMRVNPFTGEILDADIIVDANMVRFIQQEYRAFMESNPYPNTQKSKVGNSNITPVLECNNQDLSPTVNPQLLTFQKNSEYCYGNESVNQAAMGALALSLLQNTTPSSVAMQEYVYQYLRSLIAHEVGHTLGLRHNFHGSTMLAPKELNNTEITHTKGLVGSVMDYLPVNIAPQGVVQGDYFPRVLGPYDEWAIEYGYKRSPQTELEAMIPEAEKSFLEQIALASPQPELSYATDEDIWNINPLANVWDMSSDVLLYAQWQMDNARVMWQHLDQGDRSSGKSYSNLRGLFNRVLKYYFRNASLVSQYIGGQSFQRLHASQVGTGHEQAPLNSSTQNPVDDTSWAFVPVPILKQRQALTKLQEYVFAENAFSFSPKLLNRLAPSRWQHWGSPAPKNRLDYPIHERIVKFQSGVLRSLLDSDRLNHLQDIELKTLPGEALTIPELFDTLQQGIWTEVLGTEEAKPISSIRRSLQREHLNILLAMVLRHIDTPEDAQTVAWYELRQLQTAIETRLKQLGEHLDVYTLAHLQVSGDRIIKALNAQMLSK